The DNA window GATGGGATCATTTAACTCACTAAACGAATTGCAAATTTCTTTGCCATTGCATACTGCCTCAAACCGTTCGACCAGGCCGGGTTTGCTTCGGTGTTTTTTGGCAAGCGGGCTCATCTCTACCGGATAGTCGGTAATAAATGTTGGTTGTATTAATTTATGTTCTGCTACTTCTCCAAATATTTCGTCTATCAACTTTCCATAACCAAATTTGGGGTCAGCATGTATTTTTAATTTCATGCAAACTTCGCGCAATGCGGCTTCGTCCATTTTGCTTATATCAATGCCGGTAAAATGTTCAATGGCTTCAAACATAGTATATCGTTTCCATGGCCTTTTAAAGTCGATAAGATTTTCGCCCACCTGCACTTGGGTGGTTCCGTGCAAGTCAAGCGCAATTTTTCAACCATTTCTTCTACCAACTCCATCATCCAGTAATAATCTTTGTAGGCCACGTACAATTCTATTTGGGTAAATTCAGGATTGTGAAACCTGCTCATGCCCTCGTTTCTAAAATCTTTGCTAAACTCATATACCCCATCATAACCACCTACAATAAGTCGCTTCAAGTAAAGCTCATTGGCAATTCGTAAATACAAAGTCATGTCCAGGGTATTGTGATGTGTTTTAAACGGGCGTGCAGCAGCACCGCCATACAAAGGTTGCAGTATTGGCGTTTCTACCTCTAGGTATCCCAACGCATTTAGGTAATTGCGCATGACATTCATCAGTTGGGTACGCTTGCGAAACACTTCGCGCACCTGAGGATTAATAATTAAATCAACATAGCGCTGACGGTAACGCATTTCGCTGTCGGTTACCTCATCGTATTTTTCTCCATCTTTTTCTTTAACTATTGGCAAAGGCTTTAGCGATTTGCATAATAATTTCAAGGCGGTAACATGCACCGATATTTCGCCCATCTTGGTGCGGAAAACATATCCCTTTACTCCAATTATATCCCCAATATCAAGATGTTTTTTAAACAGATTATCGTACAAGGTCTTATCCTCGCCAGGACATAAATCATCGCGCTTAACATAAAGTTGAATGCGGCCGGCACGGTCTTGCAGCACCGCAAATGATGCTTTACCCATATCGCGTACACCCATGATGCGACCGGCAATACTCACCTCCGAAAATATTTCGGGAGTCGAATCAAATTCGTTTTTAATAATTTCGGAGCTGGTAGTTACTTCATAACTCTCGGCCGGGTATGGATTATACCCTTCTTGTATAATTGCTTCAAGCTTTTGCCTTCGCTGTATTTCGAGTTCGTTTAATTCGTGAGACATACTTATAGAATAAGATTTTTTTGGAGTGGCGAAGATATAAATTTGCTAAAGGGAATTGATAATTAACCAGTCTATAATTTTTCTTACCATTTATCTTTGTACTATTGCAATTGAAATTTTTAAAATTAAAAACAAACATATCATGGCATTTGAACTTCCCGCTCTTGGATATGCATTTAATGCATTAGAGCCACACATTGATGCACGTACCATGGAGATCCATCATGGCAAACATCACCAAGCATACGTAACTAACCTGAACAAGGCTACTGCCGGCACCGATGCCGAAAACATGGACATAGAAAGTATTTGCAAAAGTATTAGCAAATATCCTATGCCTGTTAGAAATAACGGAGGTGGACATTATAACCACTCCCTTTTTTGGCAATTGATGCAACCTGGCGGCAGCAACAAACCTGAAGGGGCTTTGGAACAAGCCATAATGAAGGCTTTTGGCAGTATGGACGAAATGAAAAGCAAATTTGAACAGGCTGCCACCACACGTTTCGGTAGTGGTTGGGCATGGTTGTTAAAGGATGATAGTGGCAACCTTGCTATTAGCAGCACTCCTAATCAGGACAATCCACTAATGGATGTAGCCGAAGTTAAAGGAACTCCGCTTCTTGGTATTGATGTGTGGGAACATGCATATTACCTGCATTACCAAAACCGCAGGCCCGATTATATTGCCGCCTGGTGGAACGTGGTTAACTGGGATGTAGTTGCTAAGCGATTTGGCGACTAACAGAATTTAATATTCGGAAATAGAATTTATAGAGTTGCATAGAAAACTGTGCAACTTTTTTTATGTGTATTGCAACCACGAAAACAATTTTATTTATCAAACACTTTTTTTGTGATGCATTCGTACTTACATTTACGCTTGATGAGTTTTGTAAAAGTTATAGTACGTATGGTTTTTATGTCATTGCTGATTTTATCAGCAATGTCTTCTAACCTGCATTCTCAAACCCCTTTGCTGGAGATTAAAGCCGGTTTTGATTTTTTTACTACTGATAGGCTCGGAAATATTTACTTAATTGATGGCAGCAAGATTTCGAAATACTCTGCCGAAGGCAAAGAACTTTATGTGTACGATGATTATCGCTATGGAAATATTACACAGGCTGATATGTATGATCCATTTAAGATTGCATTATTCTATAAATCGTTTATGCAACTACGTATTTTAAATGAACAACTTGCCCTTATTACAGAAACTGATCTGAGTACGCTTCCACACCTGGGTATAGTAAGTGCAATAGCGCGTACCAACGAGAATAATTATTGGATATTTGATGAGCGCAACCGGCAATTAAAAAAAATGGATGCCTCGGGGTTTGTTCTTACCATGGGTCCTGTATTAACTAAAGACAGCACACAAAAAATACTTACTCCGGTGTCGCTTTGCGAAACCGAAAACTATTTATTGTTACAAGATAACAAAAATCACATACTTGCATTTGACAAATTTGGAAATTTTTACCGAAG is part of the Bacteroidota bacterium genome and encodes:
- a CDS encoding superoxide dismutase, which encodes MAFELPALGYAFNALEPHIDARTMEIHHGKHHQAYVTNLNKATAGTDAENMDIESICKSISKYPMPVRNNGGGHYNHSLFWQLMQPGGSNKPEGALEQAIMKAFGSMDEMKSKFEQAATTRFGSGWAWLLKDDSGNLAISSTPNQDNPLMDVAEVKGTPLLGIDVWEHAYYLHYQNRRPDYIAAWWNVVNWDVVAKRFGD